The Tachysurus fulvidraco isolate hzauxx_2018 chromosome 10, HZAU_PFXX_2.0, whole genome shotgun sequence genome segment NNNNNNNNNNNNNNNNNNNNNNNNNNNNNNNNNNNNNNNNNNNNNNNNNNNNNNNNNNNNNNNNNNNNNNNNNNNNNNNNNNNNNNNNNNNNNNNNNNNNNNNNNNNNNNNNNNNNNNNNNNNNNNNNNNNNNNNNNNNNNNNNNNNNNNNNNNNNNNNNNNNNNNNNNNNNNNNNNNNNNNNNNNNNNNNNNNNNNNNNNNNNNNNNNNNNNNNNNNNNNNNNNNNNNNNNNNNNNNNNNNNNNNNNNNNNNNNNNNNNNNNNNNNNNNNNNNNNNNNNNNNNNNNNNNNNNNNNNNNNNTCATCTCAGCTCTAACAGTCAGGACAGCAGATTAAagtaactaataaactaatgagttataagaataaatgtgagaatataaaatgagatttcaGAAGCTTATTGAACaccagaacagaacaggagACAGGATGTAGGGTCTCGTGGCTGAAGAAGTTAAACCGGAAAAAAGCAGAAACACAAGACTTTTTATTCCACTAAGTGTCTGTTCACATGTTCAGTGGAGGATGTGTGTTAGACATGGCAGAGTTCCTGAGTGGGTTTAATCTACAGCTGATGATTGGTGagttcattaattattattattatttttattactgaatattataatcattaatattttttaatattatcatttagcttttttacattttggacTGTCCACATTAGCTGAAGAGAGATTAATTAAAATTAGTCACAGCCTAATGgctagagagtttgactcctaacactaaggttgtgggttcgagtctcgggccggcaatatcacgactgaggtgcccttgagcaaggcaccgaactcccccaactgctcccagggcaccgcagcataaatggctgcccactgctccggatgtgtgttcacggtgtgtgtgtgtgtgtgtgtgttcactactgtgtttgcgctttggatgggttaaacgcagagaacgaattctgagtatgggtcaccgtacttagccgtatgtcactaaatataaataaaatattaaaatataaatataacagtatTGTCTATATGTTAAGTGCGGCTCCATGGAAGTAATGTACTGTGATCTGTGTGTTAGGTTTACAGAGTGCTGATGAATCTTCTCTCTTCATGTGGTGTTGATCTTTCAGGTGTCATCAGTCTGAGTCTCCTTCAGAACATTTCAGCTGATCTGTTATCTgttgatcctggagaaaacgTCACTCTGTTCTGTAACATCACTAATTATTCAGAGATATCGTGGTATCACATGAACTCAGCAGGCGTGAGGCAGATTATATCGACCTCACAAGGGAATGTGGACAAACACTTTCATGTTGTTTATAATGAAGATGAGAGTCACTTTACTATAACAGAAAGCAGCAGTTCAGTCAGTTTAGTGATTATTGGAGTTAGAGACACAGATCTGGGATTTTATTACTGTGGAGGTCGAAACAAGGGACACATTCAGTTTGGGAAAGTCATCAGTCTGAACTTTACAGGTCAGTaacaacactttatttacattggttattaatactgtactttgtttttttatatttatttatagaattagttaatatttatttcatgttgTTACATATTATTATCTTGAGAATTTACTGGAGATTTACTGatacttatatattaaaattcTTAATTAAGAAAGTTTTTCTTACAGTAAAAGAGACAGTAAACCTATATACTgactataaatattataattatttgtgtTAAGAGGTATTTTTggaaatatttctgtttaaacttttttttaaagtttcaagACTAAGGATAAATGTACAATTCATTAGAAACACATTTGCCAGTGACACATGTGTAGCTCCCGACACCTGACAGTACCACCAGCATAGTCACACAGTCATcagatttattatgtattaacaAATTTGACATCTTTgtcaaataaatgaacaatttcAAAATATCTATCaaatttctgtgtgtattttaggtgGCAGCAATAAGATTGCTCCTTCACCAGATTCACAGCAGGTTGGGGGAAATGGGAACTGCTGGATTATCGTGTTATGTACTATGATTTTAATTCCTCTAATGAacatctgcatgtgtgtgttttgctgcaGGATACAAGGTAAAACTAGTTGAACTTCAAGGTTGAGAATGTGAATGAACCGAATTTTTGTGGTAATCGTGTTATATTAATTGTGTATTTATGAAAATGGAATTTTCTTTCAGGAAAATTAAATTTATCATGCTGCAGTCACTCTACTGACTCCACTGAAAAGGTATGAAACCATTCAGATTAATGACTATACTagcataaaaaataattaaaaatgatttttttttttaatttccttccaataaacaaagttttataGCATGTATCACAGTAAAATGCTTGGTGTTGGACCAAACTAAGCTTATAAACTCTAGGTACAGTATAAACAGCTAggtgtaatgtaaatgtgtaggTCTAATGTAAATTTCAAAGTAATGGATAACTATTtcagacacacagaaaataaGTTATAATTAGTtgtttaactgtaataaaatgtcaGTAAAAGAAAAGGCAAACTCACATATAGATTCCACAATAGTACATAGTGTAATttatcaaatgaaataaaaatagtggAATTAGGTATAAAAAGCAGAACAAAATTTGTCATTATGTtactatt includes the following:
- the LOC113653828 gene encoding uncharacterized protein LOC113653828 isoform X1 gives rise to the protein MFSGGCVLDMAEFLSGFNLQLMIGVISLSLLQNISADLLSVDPGENVTLFCNITNYSEISWYHMNSAGVRQIISTSQGNVDKHFHVVYNEDESHFTITESSSSVSLVIIGVRDTDLGFYYCGGRNKGHIQFGKVISLNFTGGSNKIAPSPDSQQVGGNGNCWIIVLCTMILIPLMNICMCVFCCRIQGKLNLSCCSHSTDSTEKEENIHYASVQYKRKFRSANNNSTPDLDSVTYATVAEQPQRN
- the LOC113653828 gene encoding uncharacterized protein LOC113653828 isoform X2, whose amino-acid sequence is MNLLSSCGVDLSGVISLSLLQNISADLLSVDPGENVTLFCNITNYSEISWYHMNSAGVRQIISTSQGNVDKHFHVVYNEDESHFTITESSSSVSLVIIGVRDTDLGFYYCGGRNKGHIQFGKVISLNFTGGSNKIAPSPDSQQVGGNGNCWIIVLCTMILIPLMNICMCVFCCRIQGKLNLSCCSHSTDSTEKEENIHYASVQYKRKFRSANNNSTPDLDSVTYATVAEQPQRN